The Paenibacillus sp. RUD330 genome has a segment encoding these proteins:
- a CDS encoding beta-galactosidase: protein MKKWLTFYDNEFPFAGPRPGGADLGALQDTLTGAAELAVKLREERPEALVMLHGPYFPKQAWPALLEHVKRGGGLVTIGGIPLRIPVLHTAEGWQPEAEQTSYHQTIGIHEALEVQTGLVTELKSSRAIPLLSGDEGLFAPAPTYGLALHVTRSHDHPAENGSGGPMDAHIYPLLTGLDKDGRERCAPVVLIENTKGDFAGGRWILANREAGAAFWENGKGAESLARWAAFAASGVTEWWLKPNYACYEIGEKPVLTFQRQRLNMQGDSQWNVRYEVRLAGGQGDRVVAEGSFELSSGALADYERVPLPFQAEPGYYSVEAELTGKQSGEIRRLSQGFWGRDEELLRQGEMITVNRDYFVKEGKPLPIVGMTYMTSDVARKYLHLPNASVWNRDMAQMAKAGINTIRTGLWTALRKMAFVDGHVSEEMLRAVDALFLTAKRHGLEVVFNFFAFTPELWEGENPYLDPRSVEAQKRFITSIVTRHKHSAHVHWDLINEPTMFDPNKLWNAASTLGDRFEVAAYREWLQERHGSIVKLQERWNMTEAELPSFAGIMPPAPGDIAFSTTELYEKRSGQWLDYLLFSQDMHNRWASELRAAIQAVQPKQLVTVGQDEGLQAQRPSPLFYEEAVDYTTVHSWWKNDQLVLDGIFAKTPYKPNVIQETGIMYIETPDGFAKRTEEELHSILERKYAYAFSTGGAGAVQWIWNINFYMHNINESHIGALRADGTEKPEADVSYDFGRFIREAGHLFEDRKLEEVAVVYPYSNDFSNRSLAEDITSRLTRSLAHRMNVPFRSLGEYDLHVLKDAAYEQPKLILMPSAHALSDEAFRDLTHWAETTGGTLLVTGPLNLDAYWHRSDRAEALTGPAVLANIRREEALELDGELLQIGFAGDAIAKLNKQTLLGEDGRPVQAASQLHEIAIGHGRLLWCPLPLELAESYIALEAVYDRALEAAGVSAELEWEQGGELAGVYGRKLDFAQGSVYIFVSEYALDANIAVKDPVTGSRYSFTLEAERSVLFAADREGRIVSVYRPDQVEVQAKNG from the coding sequence ATGAAAAAATGGCTGACCTTCTATGACAATGAATTTCCTTTTGCCGGTCCGCGTCCCGGCGGCGCCGATCTCGGCGCTTTGCAGGACACGCTGACCGGAGCGGCCGAGCTGGCCGTCAAATTGCGGGAAGAGCGGCCGGAAGCGCTCGTCATGCTGCATGGACCGTACTTCCCCAAGCAAGCGTGGCCGGCTCTGCTGGAGCATGTGAAGCGCGGCGGAGGGCTCGTGACGATCGGCGGCATACCGCTGCGCATTCCCGTTCTCCATACAGCCGAAGGCTGGCAACCCGAGGCGGAGCAGACGTCGTACCATCAGACCATCGGCATCCATGAAGCGCTTGAAGTCCAGACCGGCTTGGTGACGGAGCTGAAGTCCTCCCGCGCCATTCCGCTGCTGTCCGGCGACGAGGGGCTTTTCGCGCCCGCCCCGACTTACGGGCTTGCCCTTCATGTGACGCGTTCGCATGACCATCCGGCCGAGAACGGCTCGGGCGGTCCGATGGACGCCCATATCTATCCGCTGCTGACCGGCCTCGACAAGGACGGCCGCGAGCGCTGCGCTCCAGTCGTGCTGATCGAGAACACGAAGGGCGACTTCGCCGGCGGACGCTGGATCCTTGCGAACCGCGAAGCCGGAGCGGCATTCTGGGAGAACGGGAAAGGCGCCGAGTCGCTCGCCCGCTGGGCGGCGTTCGCCGCCAGCGGCGTGACGGAATGGTGGCTCAAGCCGAACTACGCCTGCTACGAGATCGGCGAGAAGCCGGTGCTGACGTTCCAGCGCCAGCGGCTGAACATGCAGGGAGACAGTCAATGGAACGTACGTTATGAAGTCCGCCTTGCGGGCGGGCAAGGGGACCGAGTCGTGGCCGAAGGAAGCTTCGAGCTGTCTTCCGGAGCGCTGGCCGATTATGAGCGCGTGCCGCTGCCGTTCCAGGCGGAGCCGGGCTACTATAGCGTCGAAGCGGAGCTGACCGGCAAGCAGAGCGGCGAGATCCGCCGTCTCTCGCAAGGCTTCTGGGGACGCGACGAGGAGCTGCTTCGCCAAGGCGAGATGATTACGGTCAACCGCGATTATTTCGTCAAGGAAGGCAAGCCGCTGCCGATCGTCGGCATGACCTACATGACGAGCGACGTCGCGCGCAAATACCTCCATCTGCCGAACGCGTCCGTATGGAACCGCGACATGGCGCAGATGGCGAAGGCCGGCATCAATACGATCCGCACCGGCCTCTGGACGGCTCTCCGCAAAATGGCCTTCGTGGACGGCCATGTCAGCGAAGAGATGCTGCGCGCCGTCGATGCGCTGTTCCTGACGGCCAAGCGCCACGGCCTCGAGGTCGTCTTCAACTTCTTCGCCTTCACGCCGGAGCTGTGGGAAGGGGAGAACCCTTATCTCGATCCGCGCAGCGTGGAAGCGCAGAAGCGGTTCATCACATCCATCGTCACCCGTCACAAGCATTCCGCCCACGTTCACTGGGATCTCATCAACGAGCCGACGATGTTCGATCCGAACAAGCTGTGGAACGCCGCGAGCACGCTCGGAGACCGCTTCGAAGTGGCCGCATACCGAGAATGGCTGCAGGAGCGTCACGGCTCCATCGTCAAGCTGCAGGAGCGGTGGAACATGACGGAGGCCGAGCTGCCGTCGTTCGCCGGCATCATGCCGCCGGCCCCGGGCGATATCGCCTTCTCCACGACGGAGCTGTACGAGAAGCGCAGCGGCCAGTGGCTCGATTACCTGCTCTTTTCGCAGGACATGCACAACCGCTGGGCTTCCGAGCTGCGCGCGGCGATCCAGGCCGTCCAGCCGAAGCAGCTCGTGACGGTCGGCCAGGACGAGGGGCTGCAGGCGCAGCGTCCGTCCCCGCTCTTCTATGAAGAAGCGGTCGACTATACGACGGTGCACTCCTGGTGGAAGAACGACCAGCTCGTGCTGGACGGCATTTTCGCCAAGACGCCTTATAAGCCGAATGTCATCCAAGAGACCGGCATCATGTATATCGAGACTCCGGACGGCTTCGCCAAGCGCACCGAGGAAGAGCTGCACAGCATCCTGGAGCGCAAGTACGCCTATGCGTTCTCCACCGGCGGCGCGGGCGCGGTCCAATGGATCTGGAACATCAACTTCTACATGCACAACATCAACGAGTCGCATATCGGAGCGCTGCGCGCCGACGGCACCGAGAAGCCGGAGGCCGATGTCTCCTACGACTTCGGACGTTTCATCCGCGAAGCGGGCCATCTGTTCGAGGACCGCAAGCTGGAGGAGGTCGCGGTCGTCTATCCGTACAGCAACGACTTCTCCAACCGCTCGCTGGCCGAGGACATCACCTCGCGCCTGACGCGCTCGCTCGCCCACCGCATGAATGTGCCGTTCCGCTCCTTGGGCGAATACGACCTGCATGTGCTGAAGGATGCGGCCTACGAGCAGCCGAAGCTGATTCTGATGCCGTCGGCGCATGCGCTCAGCGACGAGGCTTTCCGCGACCTCACGCACTGGGCGGAGACGACGGGAGGCACGCTGCTCGTGACCGGCCCGCTGAACCTGGATGCCTACTGGCATCGCAGCGACCGCGCCGAGGCGCTGACCGGCCCGGCCGTTCTCGCCAACATCCGCCGCGAGGAAGCGCTGGAGCTGGACGGCGAGCTGCTGCAGATCGGCTTCGCCGGCGACGCCATCGCCAAGCTGAACAAGCAGACGCTGCTTGGCGAGGACGGACGTCCCGTGCAGGCGGCCTCCCAGCTGCATGAGATCGCGATCGGCCATGGACGCCTCCTCTGGTGTCCGCTGCCGCTGGAGCTGGCCGAGAGCTATATCGCTCTCGAGGCCGTGTACGACCGCGCCCTCGAAGCTGCGGGAGTGTCGGCCGAGCTGGAATGGGAGCAGGGAGGAGAGCTCGCGGGCGTTTATGGACGCAAGCTCGATTTTGCCCAAGGCTCCGTGTATATTTTCGTATCGGAATACGCTCTGGACGCCAACATCGCGGTCAAGGACCCTGTTACGGGCAGCCGCTATTCCTTCACGCTGGAAGCCGAGCGCTCGGTGCTGTTCGCGGCGGACCGGGAAGGCCGCATCGTCAGCGTCTACCGTCCGGATCAGGTCGAAGTCCAGGCGAAGAACGGCTGA
- a CDS encoding nucleoside 2-deoxyribosyltransferase: MASSETAIPKVYLAGFEVFRPDAAEEGRRLKALCSEYGFQGIFPLDKDIKPLPSRSATAEAIFEGNVRLVRQADLVIANLNPFRGQEPDAGTVFECGLAYALGKPLYAHMLDARTMEDKLREHTDSGTGLYRDGMSIEAFGLPVNLMLGVPAAIAEGTLEDALKLAAADYRSQAASPQ, encoded by the coding sequence ATGGCAAGCTCAGAGACGGCAATTCCGAAAGTATACCTCGCAGGCTTCGAGGTGTTCAGGCCCGATGCGGCCGAGGAGGGCAGGCGGCTGAAGGCGCTTTGCTCCGAATACGGCTTCCAGGGCATCTTTCCGCTCGACAAGGACATCAAGCCGCTTCCTTCGCGCTCCGCTACGGCGGAAGCCATCTTCGAGGGCAACGTCCGGCTCGTGCGGCAGGCGGATCTCGTCATCGCCAACCTGAATCCGTTCCGGGGTCAGGAGCCCGACGCCGGCACGGTCTTCGAATGCGGGCTTGCCTACGCCCTGGGCAAGCCTCTGTACGCCCATATGCTGGACGCGCGGACGATGGAGGACAAGCTCCGGGAGCATACGGATTCCGGCACCGGCCTGTACCGCGACGGCATGTCCATCGAAGCGTTCGGACTTCCCGTCAATCTAATGCTCGGCGTTCCCGCCGCCATAGCGGAGGGCACGCTTGAGGATGCGTTGAAGCTGGCCGCCGCGGACTATCGGAGTCAGGCTGCATCTCCGCAGTGA